Proteins from a single region of Desulfolutivibrio sulfoxidireducens:
- a CDS encoding adenylosuccinate synthase has translation MVERTIAAGQGIVVHGAQWGDEGKGKIVDLLTEDAQAVVRFQGGNNAGHTLVVGGEKTIVHLIPSGILHPGTTCLVGNGVVLDPEVLCREMDMLAARGVDVSPKRLIISKKTQVIMSYHRVLDGARETLRAGARIGTTGRGIGPCYEDKMARIGIRAGDFADPDLLRAKIAAALVEKNALFTGLYGLAAMDPKAVFEAVLPVAERLVPHLGDVSTEIQKTLGAGGNVLFEGAQGTHLDIDHGTYPFVTSSNTVAGQAAAGSGCAPSTLSRIVAVVKAYTTRVGSGPFPTELFGTVGDYLQSQGGEFGATTGRRRRCGWLDLVLLREAARLSGPTEIALTKLDVLSGLFEVKLCIGYRSKGRVHEYPPQEENALEHVEPLYETMPGWEEDISGITAWKDLPLAAREYVSRIEQALGTRCSLLSVGPDRRQTIIRA, from the coding sequence ATGGTTGAGCGCACAATCGCCGCCGGACAGGGAATCGTGGTCCACGGCGCCCAATGGGGCGACGAGGGCAAGGGCAAGATCGTCGACCTTTTGACGGAAGACGCCCAGGCCGTGGTCCGCTTCCAGGGCGGCAACAACGCCGGGCACACCCTGGTGGTCGGGGGCGAGAAAACCATCGTGCACCTGATCCCTTCGGGCATCCTGCATCCGGGAACCACCTGCCTGGTGGGCAACGGCGTGGTCCTCGATCCCGAGGTCCTGTGCCGGGAGATGGACATGCTGGCCGCACGCGGCGTGGACGTCTCGCCCAAGCGGCTCATCATCAGCAAGAAGACCCAGGTGATCATGTCCTATCACCGGGTCCTGGACGGGGCCCGGGAGACGCTGCGGGCCGGGGCCAGGATCGGCACCACGGGCCGGGGCATCGGGCCGTGCTACGAGGACAAGATGGCCCGCATCGGCATCCGGGCCGGGGATTTCGCCGATCCCGATCTCCTGCGCGCCAAGATCGCGGCCGCCCTGGTGGAAAAAAACGCCCTGTTCACCGGCCTCTACGGCCTTGCGGCCATGGACCCGAAGGCCGTGTTCGAGGCCGTTTTGCCCGTGGCCGAGCGGCTTGTCCCGCATCTGGGCGACGTGTCCACGGAGATCCAAAAGACGCTGGGGGCCGGGGGAAACGTGCTCTTCGAGGGCGCCCAGGGCACCCACCTGGACATCGACCACGGCACCTACCCCTTCGTGACCTCCTCCAACACCGTGGCCGGGCAGGCCGCCGCCGGCAGCGGCTGCGCCCCGTCCACGCTTTCGCGCATCGTGGCCGTGGTCAAGGCCTACACCACCCGGGTGGGCTCGGGCCCCTTTCCCACGGAACTTTTCGGCACGGTCGGGGATTATCTCCAGTCCCAGGGCGGGGAGTTCGGGGCCACCACCGGACGGCGGCGACGGTGCGGCTGGCTGGATCTGGTCCTTTTGCGCGAGGCGGCCAGACTCTCCGGGCCAACGGAGATCGCGCTGACCAAGCTCGACGTGTTAAGCGGCCTTTTCGAGGTCAAGCTGTGCATCGGCTACCGCTCCAAGGGCAGGGTCCACGAATATCCGCCCCAGGAGGAAAACGCCCTTGAACACGTGGAGCCCCTGTATGAGACCATGCCCGGATGGGAGGAGGACATCTCGGGAATCACCGCCTGGAAGGATCTGCCCCTGGCCGCCAGGGAATACGTCTCGCGCATAGAGCAGGCCCTGGGCACGCGCTGTTCCCTTTTGTCCGTGGGGCCGGACCGGCGACAGACCATCATCCGGGCCTGA
- a CDS encoding IMP cyclohydrolase, with amino-acid sequence MSDLKKMYATLADDPFPGEMTLRLGDAELRFTKKTWTIDGVQKGLRYGENPDQPAALYELRHGGLTLGGVAFRGPGQALVSAMTEEHLIQSGKHPGKINLTDVDAGITVLQYVSARPAVVILKHNNPCGAAWSEAGLPQAFDKAFFSDRIAAFGGTVVVNRTLDAETARRIASVYFEVVAAPDYDPAALTALRAKKNLRILRLPGLAHLATLAGEPFLDVKSLNDGGMVLQFSFRNRILSPGDFLPASAESGGVTVLARKPTPREAEDLLFAWAVEAGVTSNSVIFARDGATVAIGTGEQDRVGCVELTIHKAHTKYADRLAFAEAGLSLYELEKKAETDEAARTLLDDVRRRTAEARGGLAGSVLVSDGFFPFRDGVDLALSVGVTAIAQPGGSIRDVEVIAAVNEAVPQAAMVFTGQRSFKH; translated from the coding sequence ATGAGCGACCTCAAAAAAATGTACGCCACCCTGGCCGACGACCCCTTTCCCGGGGAGATGACCCTGCGTCTGGGCGACGCCGAACTGCGCTTCACCAAAAAGACCTGGACCATCGACGGGGTGCAAAAGGGCCTGCGCTACGGCGAGAACCCGGACCAGCCGGCCGCGCTCTACGAACTGCGCCACGGCGGCCTGACCCTTGGCGGGGTGGCCTTTCGCGGCCCGGGCCAGGCCCTGGTCTCGGCCATGACCGAGGAGCACCTCATCCAGTCCGGCAAGCATCCGGGCAAGATCAACCTCACGGACGTGGACGCCGGGATCACCGTCCTGCAATATGTAAGCGCCCGGCCGGCCGTGGTCATCCTCAAGCACAACAACCCCTGCGGCGCGGCCTGGTCCGAGGCGGGACTGCCCCAGGCCTTCGACAAGGCGTTTTTTTCCGACCGCATCGCGGCCTTCGGGGGCACGGTGGTGGTCAACCGGACCCTGGACGCGGAAACGGCCAGGCGCATCGCCTCGGTCTATTTCGAGGTGGTGGCCGCCCCGGACTATGATCCGGCGGCGCTTACCGCGCTTCGGGCCAAGAAAAACCTGCGCATCCTGCGCCTGCCGGGCCTGGCCCATCTGGCCACCCTGGCCGGGGAGCCCTTTTTGGACGTCAAGTCCTTAAACGACGGGGGCATGGTCCTGCAGTTTTCGTTTCGCAACCGCATCCTGTCCCCGGGCGATTTTCTGCCGGCCTCGGCCGAATCGGGCGGGGTCACGGTCCTGGCCAGGAAACCCACCCCGAGGGAGGCCGAGGATCTGCTTTTCGCCTGGGCCGTGGAGGCCGGGGTGACCTCCAACTCGGTCATCTTCGCCAGGGACGGGGCCACGGTGGCCATCGGCACCGGCGAGCAGGACCGGGTGGGCTGCGTGGAACTGACCATCCACAAGGCCCACACCAAGTACGCCGACCGGTTGGCCTTTGCCGAGGCCGGGCTGTCGCTCTACGAGTTGGAGAAAAAGGCCGAAACGGACGAGGCGGCCCGGACGCTTCTCGACGACGTGCGCCGCCGCACGGCCGAGGCCAGGGGCGGCCTGGCCGGGTCGGTCCTGGTCTCGGACGGCTTTTTCCCCTTCCGCGACGGGGTGGATCTGGCCCTGTCCGTCGGGGTGACGGCCATCGCCCAGCCAGGGGGGTCCATCCGTGACGTGGAGGTCATCGCCGCGGTCAACGAGGCCGTCCCCCAGGCGGCCATGGTCTTCACCGGCCAAAGATCCTTCAAACACTGA
- a CDS encoding DNA polymerase III subunit delta': MNGEAFGISPRQARVLARIDRLAEAPPQSLVIEGGTASQRLGAALFFAARLNCARPGAPCGVCPACVQIRERVFMDLILLDGLAGTIKVDDVREVRQKAGEPPRGEGYRAVILAEAQSLSIEAANSLLKTLEDPRPGHCFMLLAPQRERLFPTLVSRSFVITLAWPDPEAAAAPGELGDEDPAQWAEALAAFYRTGRGWFARTSAKGRVTRLLADHVLLACARCLAEALSGRGASPLGRYLSELPDPGGVRFFDVLLTECQEALVMQVNPSLVLEWLGVRMFARTSR; the protein is encoded by the coding sequence GTGAACGGCGAGGCCTTCGGGATTTCCCCGCGCCAGGCCCGTGTCCTGGCCCGAATCGACCGACTGGCCGAGGCGCCTCCCCAGTCCCTGGTCATCGAGGGCGGCACGGCCTCGCAGCGCCTGGGCGCGGCCCTTTTCTTCGCGGCCAGGCTCAATTGCGCCCGCCCCGGCGCGCCGTGCGGCGTCTGCCCGGCCTGCGTCCAGATCCGCGAGCGGGTCTTCATGGACCTGATCCTGCTCGACGGCCTGGCCGGGACCATCAAGGTCGACGACGTGCGCGAGGTGCGGCAAAAGGCCGGCGAGCCGCCGCGCGGCGAGGGGTATCGGGCCGTGATCCTGGCCGAGGCCCAGTCCCTGTCCATCGAGGCCGCCAATTCCCTGCTCAAGACCCTGGAAGACCCCCGCCCCGGCCACTGCTTCATGCTTCTGGCCCCCCAGAGGGAGCGGCTTTTCCCGACCCTGGTGTCCCGGTCCTTCGTCATCACCCTGGCCTGGCCCGATCCCGAGGCCGCCGCCGCGCCCGGCGAACTCGGCGACGAGGACCCGGCCCAGTGGGCCGAGGCCCTGGCCGCGTTTTACCGCACCGGACGAGGCTGGTTCGCGCGCACCAGCGCCAAGGGCCGGGTGACCAGGCTTTTGGCCGACCACGTGCTTCTGGCCTGCGCCAGGTGCCTGGCCGAGGCCCTTTCCGGCCGGGGTGCCTCGCCCCTGGGGCGGTATCTGTCGGAATTGCCCGATCCCGGGGGGGTGCGCTTTTTCGACGTGCTTTTGACCGAATGCCAGGAGGCCCTGGTCATGCAGGTCAATCCGTCCCTGGTCCTGGAGTGGCTCGGGGTGCGCATGTTCGCCCGGACCTCACGGTAG
- a CDS encoding PAS domain-containing protein — MGKSRLGTHPRQKRPRLLAGDKRSSPRRTQGALEGRVAERTRKLAEANRLLAGRLAEVRKMEKALAESERTYRGLVSNLEVGILTASGDGVVDLVNRKGLAILGLTEKEVLGLETSRLPLAFFREDGSPVRPEDGPLARVILTGEPLRDEPAGLRRPGEEAIAWISFSVFPEHDARGNLVRVAAVFSDIGERRRLEEELRESRERFQFLFRHFPQPTCVFRLEKGDLVLVEANRAAFAAGRGHLEGLLGRRAGEIFVNLPEVYLSLWTAFEGRRSLKRRIDIRVPESSPSPYAVSFVFVPPDMVLLHAVKLDGDDAETATERETP, encoded by the coding sequence ATGGGAAAATCCAGGCTTGGCACGCATCCGCGCCAGAAACGCCCGCGTCTTCTGGCTGGCGACAAACGCTCTTCCCCGCGTCGAACCCAGGGCGCATTGGAGGGCCGGGTGGCCGAGCGCACCCGGAAGTTGGCCGAGGCCAATAGGCTTTTGGCCGGCCGGCTGGCCGAGGTGCGGAAGATGGAAAAGGCCCTGGCGGAAAGCGAGCGGACCTACCGGGGACTGGTCTCCAACCTGGAGGTCGGCATCCTGACCGCCTCGGGCGATGGCGTCGTGGATCTGGTCAACCGCAAGGGGCTTGCGATTCTCGGCCTCACCGAGAAGGAGGTCCTCGGCCTGGAAACCAGCCGTCTGCCCCTGGCCTTTTTCCGGGAGGACGGATCGCCCGTGCGGCCCGAGGACGGCCCCCTGGCCCGGGTCATCCTGACCGGCGAGCCCCTGCGGGACGAGCCGGCCGGGCTGCGGCGGCCAGGGGAGGAGGCAATTGCCTGGATATCCTTCAGCGTGTTTCCGGAGCACGACGCCCGAGGCAACCTGGTGCGTGTGGCGGCGGTCTTTTCGGACATCGGCGAGCGGCGGCGCTTGGAGGAGGAACTGCGGGAGAGCCGGGAACGCTTCCAGTTCCTGTTCCGGCATTTCCCCCAGCCCACCTGCGTGTTCCGCCTCGAAAAGGGGGATCTGGTCCTGGTCGAGGCCAACCGGGCCGCCTTCGCGGCCGGCAGGGGCCATCTGGAGGGACTTCTCGGACGCCGCGCCGGAGAGATTTTCGTCAACCTGCCGGAGGTCTACCTGTCCTTGTGGACGGCCTTCGAGGGCCGGCGGTCCCTGAAGCGGCGTATCGACATCCGGGTGCCGGAGTCGTCGCCGTCCCCCTACGCCGTGAGCTTCGTCTTCGTTCCCCCGGACATGGTCCTGCTGCACGCCGTGAAACTGGACGGCGACGACGCGGAGACGGCCACAGAGCGGGAAACGCCCTGA
- a CDS encoding ATP-binding protein yields MNTSIAQSFGRTVRRLRRQAAASLDDLARQAGLEPDRVAEIEQGRADPALSDIAALARALGKTPAEIMGPSGSDRRADARIEAKLRRLEKAWSCTPDLLAVLDRDLRYVMVNDAYPRHLGIPREKILGARAGLFVMPELFETQTRPRLLRCLAGEKIDWEGWFTHPRSHRPVFCVARLRPWADPVTRDAHVILAIREQTGQQRMVEDLKESEKTTSLLFRVSNVIAGSGETEGIYPIIRRILGEVMPAENFYVALVDRRRDRLDFVYVKSEKDQAFPPMEQISRLTPPLSKENFGDYASTSLLAEVIRTAHPLCVTRAVMRMTGMSCPGAVPEVWLGVPIRVRQEVLGVMAVMKFDSQTRYTKKDMDLMLSVAEQLAYGVDRRRTMADLRAAKEEADRANRAKSDFLAGMSHEIRTPLNAVMGLSDLLLGSRLEREQRDYLETIKDSARHLLTVVGDILDLSKIEARRLELEHIDFDLKDVLRSTVKTFGALAATKGLWLNLDILPSVPRFLKGDPNRLRQIVINLVGNALKFTETGGVTIGVAHAEPATPKRVALSFRVADTGIGLTPRESEAVFDMFRQAETSTARKYGGTGLGLAISRQLVELMGGRIDVASSPGKGSVFTFTALFEPGAPPADLSREPGAGAKPAAPTPDVDPAAVHILLAEDNPVNVKLAGAHLQKLGYRLSVAESGIQALETLARERFDLVLMDVEMPGLDGVSAAEIIRAGGPAAHPVLDPGVPIVAVTAHASPEVRRRCLEAGMDDYMAKPINFDELAAVIRRMLRGGGGARGLDRLAPGKTPAGADACETVLDTKAAMTRLGIDENGYAPILAVSLREIEKRRSLCQAALRDGNMADLALHAHTLKSTMSIIGAEKSAGSARRLEHAADAGSREEAAFFLEVLEREMDEVNRRIQAAQSGTITPNPASPAV; encoded by the coding sequence ATGAATACGAGCATCGCACAGTCCTTCGGCCGAACGGTGCGGCGTCTGCGTCGCCAGGCCGCGGCCTCCCTGGATGATCTCGCCCGCCAGGCCGGTCTGGAACCGGATCGCGTGGCGGAGATCGAGCAGGGGCGAGCCGACCCGGCGCTTTCCGACATCGCGGCCCTGGCCCGGGCCTTGGGGAAAACCCCGGCGGAGATTATGGGCCCAAGCGGCTCCGACCGGCGCGCGGACGCCCGGATCGAGGCCAAGCTGCGCCGCCTTGAAAAGGCCTGGTCCTGCACCCCCGATCTTCTCGCCGTCCTGGACCGGGACTTGCGCTACGTCATGGTCAACGACGCCTACCCCCGGCACCTGGGGATTCCCCGGGAAAAGATCCTCGGGGCCAGGGCGGGGCTGTTCGTCATGCCCGAGCTGTTCGAGACCCAGACCAGGCCCCGCCTGTTGCGTTGTCTGGCGGGGGAGAAGATCGACTGGGAAGGCTGGTTTACGCATCCGCGAAGCCACAGGCCGGTTTTTTGCGTGGCCCGCCTCCGTCCCTGGGCCGATCCGGTCACCAGGGACGCCCACGTCATCCTCGCCATCCGGGAGCAGACCGGGCAGCAACGCATGGTCGAGGACCTTAAGGAGAGCGAAAAGACCACCTCGCTTCTGTTTCGCGTCTCCAACGTGATCGCCGGCTCGGGGGAGACCGAGGGGATCTATCCCATCATCCGGCGCATCCTGGGCGAGGTCATGCCCGCCGAGAATTTCTATGTGGCCTTGGTGGACCGTCGGCGCGACCGTCTGGACTTCGTCTATGTGAAAAGCGAAAAAGACCAGGCCTTCCCCCCCATGGAACAGATAAGCCGGCTCACGCCGCCCTTGTCCAAGGAGAATTTCGGGGATTACGCCAGCACCAGTCTGCTGGCCGAGGTCATCCGCACCGCCCATCCCCTGTGCGTCACCCGGGCGGTCATGCGCATGACCGGCATGTCCTGTCCCGGGGCCGTCCCCGAGGTCTGGCTGGGCGTGCCCATCCGCGTGCGCCAGGAGGTGCTCGGGGTCATGGCGGTCATGAAGTTCGACAGCCAGACGCGCTACACCAAAAAGGACATGGATCTCATGCTCTCGGTGGCCGAACAACTGGCCTACGGCGTGGACCGCCGGCGCACCATGGCCGACCTGCGGGCCGCCAAGGAGGAGGCCGACCGGGCCAACCGGGCCAAAAGCGACTTTTTGGCGGGCATGAGCCACGAGATCAGAACACCTTTGAACGCCGTGATGGGCCTGTCCGACCTGCTGCTCGGCTCCCGGCTCGAGCGCGAACAGCGCGACTATCTGGAGACCATCAAGGATTCGGCCCGCCACCTCTTGACCGTGGTCGGCGACATCCTGGATCTGTCCAAGATCGAGGCCAGACGGCTCGAACTGGAGCACATCGATTTCGACCTCAAGGACGTCTTGCGCTCCACCGTCAAGACCTTCGGGGCCCTGGCCGCCACAAAGGGGCTGTGGCTCAATCTGGACATCCTCCCGAGCGTTCCCCGGTTTCTCAAGGGCGATCCGAACAGGCTGCGCCAGATCGTCATCAACCTGGTGGGCAACGCCCTGAAATTCACCGAGACCGGAGGGGTGACCATCGGCGTGGCCCACGCCGAGCCGGCCACGCCGAAGCGGGTCGCGCTCTCCTTCCGGGTCGCGGACACCGGCATCGGCCTGACCCCCAGGGAGTCCGAGGCGGTTTTCGACATGTTTCGCCAGGCCGAGACGTCCACGGCCCGGAAATACGGCGGCACGGGGCTGGGGCTGGCCATCAGCCGGCAACTCGTGGAACTCATGGGCGGGCGCATCGACGTGGCCTCCTCGCCCGGGAAGGGCAGCGTCTTTACCTTCACCGCACTTTTCGAGCCCGGCGCGCCGCCCGCGGACCTCTCCCGGGAGCCCGGGGCGGGCGCAAAGCCCGCCGCCCCGACCCCGGATGTCGATCCCGCCGCCGTGCATATCCTTTTGGCCGAGGACAACCCGGTCAACGTCAAGCTGGCCGGGGCCCACCTGCAAAAGCTCGGCTACCGCCTAAGCGTCGCCGAAAGCGGCATTCAGGCCCTGGAGACCCTGGCCCGGGAGCGATTCGACCTGGTGCTCATGGATGTGGAGATGCCCGGACTCGACGGCGTGTCCGCCGCCGAGATCATCCGGGCCGGAGGCCCGGCCGCGCATCCGGTCCTCGATCCCGGGGTGCCCATCGTGGCCGTGACCGCCCACGCCTCGCCCGAGGTGCGCCGTCGTTGCCTGGAGGCGGGTATGGACGACTACATGGCCAAGCCGATCAACTTCGACGAACTGGCCGCGGTCATCCGTCGGATGCTGCGCGGCGGGGGGGGCGCCCGCGGCCTGGACAGACTCGCCCCCGGCAAGACGCCCGCCGGGGCAGACGCCTGTGAAACGGTTCTGGACACCAAGGCGGCCATGACCCGGCTGGGCATCGACGAAAATGGGTACGCCCCCATCCTGGCCGTTTCCCTCCGGGAGATCGAGAAGCGCAGGAGCCTGTGCCAAGCGGCCCTGCGCGACGGGAATATGGCCGATCTGGCCCTGCACGCCCATACCCTCAAGTCCACCATGTCCATTATCGGCGCGGAGAAAAGCGCCGGGAGCGCCCGGCGTCTGGAACATGCCGCCGACGCCGGAAGTCGGGAAGAGGCGGCGTTTTTCCTTGAGGTCCTCGAGCGGGAGATGGACGAGGTCAACCGCCGGATACAGGCCGCGCAATCCGGGACCATAACCCCCAACCCGGCATCGCCCGCCGTATAG
- a CDS encoding EAL and HDOD domain-containing protein, with product MKPHDKDPGQRFFEPVFVARQPILDRDARVFGFELLFRLGACATTAQMTDADTATSKVIADGLPLALETMLEPKRLFINFPQGLLLKHAPLALPREICVVEILEDVAPDPEVIAACRVIKDAGYLIAVDDFTGQPELAPFVDLADIVKVDVLGQSPARIAALATPLLARGVSLLAEKVEDRATHDVAKAVGFRYFQGFYYSRPEVVSGRKPPVGVVSKVRLLRELAHSDNGGDHLASILSSDPGLSFRLLKYLNSAAFFRLDKITSLQHAMMVMGQNPLRKWLMAVVLSDMAHTPMGREVSFQSLSRARFLELLGSRPCKPPYGADSLFMLGLFSRMDALLGQSMAEVAAQLPLEKDILDALQGQPSLAGKMLRMVQDLENGRWTSAFAAFDATGINNVEAARIFAEATVWAKDLLG from the coding sequence ATGAAGCCGCACGACAAGGACCCGGGACAGCGTTTTTTCGAACCCGTCTTTGTGGCCAGACAGCCCATTTTGGACCGTGATGCCCGGGTGTTCGGCTTCGAGTTGCTGTTTCGCCTGGGGGCCTGCGCAACCACGGCCCAGATGACCGACGCGGACACGGCCACCTCCAAGGTCATTGCCGACGGCCTTCCCCTGGCCCTGGAAACCATGCTGGAGCCCAAACGGCTCTTCATCAATTTCCCCCAGGGCCTTTTGCTCAAACACGCCCCCCTGGCCCTGCCCCGGGAGATATGCGTCGTGGAGATCCTGGAGGACGTGGCCCCGGACCCGGAGGTCATTGCCGCCTGCCGGGTCATCAAGGACGCGGGCTACCTGATCGCGGTGGACGATTTCACGGGGCAGCCGGAGCTTGCCCCCTTCGTGGATTTGGCCGACATTGTGAAGGTGGACGTGCTTGGACAGTCTCCGGCGCGGATCGCGGCCCTGGCCACCCCGCTTTTGGCCCGGGGCGTGTCCCTTCTGGCCGAAAAGGTGGAGGACAGGGCGACCCACGACGTGGCCAAGGCGGTCGGATTCCGCTACTTCCAGGGCTTTTATTACAGCCGGCCGGAGGTGGTGAGCGGCCGCAAGCCGCCGGTGGGCGTGGTCTCCAAGGTGCGGCTTCTGCGGGAACTGGCCCATTCGGACAATGGCGGGGATCACCTGGCCTCCATCCTGTCGTCGGACCCGGGCCTGTCGTTTCGGCTGCTCAAGTATCTCAATTCCGCCGCGTTTTTCAGACTGGACAAGATCACCTCCCTGCAACACGCCATGATGGTCATGGGTCAAAATCCGCTACGCAAATGGCTCATGGCCGTTGTGCTCTCGGACATGGCCCACACCCCCATGGGCCGCGAGGTCTCCTTCCAGTCCCTGAGCCGGGCCAGGTTCCTGGAACTCTTGGGCAGTCGCCCATGCAAACCTCCCTACGGCGCGGACTCCTTGTTCATGCTGGGACTTTTCTCACGCATGGACGCCCTGCTCGGACAGTCCATGGCCGAGGTGGCGGCCCAGCTTCCCCTGGAGAAGGACATCCTGGACGCGCTTCAGGGGCAACCAAGCCTGGCCGGAAAGATGCTCCGGATGGTCCAGGACCTGGAGAACGGACGATGGACCTCGGCGTTTGCGGCCTTCGACGCCACCGGCATCAATAACGTGGAGGCGGCCAGGATTTTTGCCGAGGCCACGGTCTGGGCCAAGGATCTTCTGGGGTAA
- a CDS encoding AAA family ATPase, whose protein sequence is MLPLSRIAIKGFKSILDMEMELGQLNVFIGENGSGKSNILEAVGLLSMALSGTMDYARLAERGVRLSTPEVFKSSFKNVARPKHITIHSTLDATIHYDVTIWPKQGDTRQEFSYKTENLTANRRPIASRGPSGATILGNRIEKDSAKTSVIMAAYAQGAIPDIVESAIEPLTQYAIYAPTTPILRNITNDTSIKEHLGLYGGNLAKVYRATKFENRRIIVASLGKLFPWLKAVGTVVPDEKLQSRHVQANLVVGFVDRFMKRNFNDLYAYDVSEGAIYALFILCLLWSEGSPRFFALDNIDSSLNPGLVTHLTKLIVEHLGQNPAKQVLLTSHNPTILDALDLFNPMHRLFVVSRNPENGSTMAKRFTPKEGLTRERWSELMHQMKLSELWLSGALGALHKA, encoded by the coding sequence ATGCTCCCTCTTTCGCGCATAGCAATCAAAGGGTTTAAATCCATCCTGGATATGGAGATGGAGCTAGGCCAACTCAATGTTTTCATCGGTGAAAATGGCTCCGGAAAGAGCAATATTTTAGAAGCTGTCGGCCTTCTCTCCATGGCTTTGTCCGGCACGATGGATTATGCGAGACTGGCTGAGCGGGGTGTGCGACTTTCCACCCCAGAAGTTTTTAAAAGTTCTTTTAAAAATGTTGCACGGCCGAAGCATATTACAATACACAGCACATTGGATGCCACGATTCATTATGATGTGACTATCTGGCCCAAGCAGGGTGATACACGCCAAGAATTTTCTTATAAAACAGAAAATTTAACAGCAAATAGGAGACCAATAGCTAGCCGAGGACCAAGCGGGGCCACTATCCTAGGAAACAGAATTGAAAAAGATTCCGCAAAAACAAGCGTCATTATGGCGGCATATGCGCAAGGTGCAATTCCCGACATAGTCGAATCAGCGATTGAACCATTGACTCAATACGCAATTTACGCTCCGACGACACCCATCCTTCGCAACATCACGAATGACACAAGCATCAAAGAACACCTTGGGCTATATGGTGGCAATCTTGCAAAAGTATATAGAGCGACAAAATTTGAAAATAGACGTATTATTGTTGCTTCTCTAGGGAAATTATTCCCATGGCTCAAGGCTGTTGGCACTGTCGTCCCCGACGAGAAGCTCCAGTCGAGACATGTCCAGGCAAACCTTGTCGTGGGATTCGTTGATCGGTTCATGAAAAGAAATTTCAACGACCTCTATGCCTACGACGTGAGCGAGGGAGCCATTTACGCGCTCTTTATCCTCTGCCTTTTATGGAGCGAGGGGTCACCTCGCTTCTTCGCCCTTGACAATATCGACAGTTCTCTCAACCCTGGACTGGTAACCCATTTGACCAAATTGATCGTAGAGCACCTGGGGCAGAATCCAGCAAAACAAGTCCTGCTCACAAGCCATAATCCGACAATCCTTGACGCACTTGACCTCTTCAATCCCATGCATCGACTTTTTGTCGTATCTCGCAATCCTGAAAATGGAAGCACCATGGCAAAAAGATTTACCCCAAAAGAGGGGCTGACGAGAGAACGATGGTCTGAATTGATGCACCAAATGAAACTCTCCGAACTTTGGCTGTCCGGAGCCCTCGGCGCTCTCCATAAGGCCTAG
- the plsY gene encoding glycerol-3-phosphate 1-O-acyltransferase PlsY: MVLVVWLVLTYLAASFPFGLWAGLALAGVDPRRAGSRNTGATNVARLCGTKCGVLVLLLDLLKGLLPVVVGSALSDSWIFLSLVGLAALLGHMCSVFLYGKGGKGVATTIGVFLAYAPGAALLAVAACILVIWRTGYVSAGSLTLVGAMPLTLVLTGNVRYAPVALVVAAWVAWRHRENIGRLAAGQEKGWRKKA, from the coding sequence ATGGTTCTCGTCGTCTGGCTGGTCCTGACCTATCTGGCGGCCTCCTTCCCCTTCGGGCTGTGGGCCGGTCTGGCCTTGGCCGGAGTGGACCCGCGCCGGGCCGGCAGCCGCAACACCGGGGCCACCAACGTGGCCAGGCTGTGCGGCACGAAATGCGGGGTGCTGGTGCTTTTGCTGGACCTGCTCAAGGGCCTTTTGCCGGTGGTCGTGGGCTCGGCCCTTTCCGATTCGTGGATTTTTCTGAGTCTTGTGGGACTTGCGGCCCTTTTGGGGCACATGTGTTCCGTCTTCCTGTACGGGAAGGGCGGCAAGGGCGTGGCCACCACCATCGGGGTGTTTTTGGCCTATGCCCCGGGGGCGGCCCTTCTGGCCGTGGCCGCCTGCATCCTGGTCATCTGGCGTACGGGATACGTCTCGGCCGGGTCCCTGACCCTGGTCGGGGCCATGCCCCTGACGCTCGTGCTCACGGGAAACGTCCGCTATGCGCCCGTGGCCCTGGTCGTGGCGGCCTGGGTGGCCTGGCGGCACCGGGAGAACATCGGGCGGCTCGCGGCCGGCCAGGAAAAGGGCTGGCGGAAAAAGGCCTGA
- a CDS encoding tetratricopeptide repeat protein has product MPKDSEAGVSRRGLFRLIAGRDPDPGPAQSEASAWREKGREAFGLRDFQTAADHFRAWLRHCPDDDDARLLLGRALYAMGRHVQALVEFDRVSRRHEAHTAGFFLCLCRLRLGKADKALDAFQAGAGLDPDMAEALAARIEAARGDPARAAEAADALEIALSRTMQARPETVPAMPRPGGGLT; this is encoded by the coding sequence ATGCCCAAGGACAGCGAAGCCGGGGTCTCCCGTCGTGGCCTGTTCCGCCTGATCGCCGGCCGTGATCCCGATCCCGGGCCGGCGCAAAGCGAGGCCTCCGCGTGGCGCGAAAAGGGCCGGGAGGCCTTTGGGCTGCGTGATTTCCAGACGGCGGCGGACCATTTCCGGGCCTGGCTGCGCCACTGCCCCGACGACGACGACGCCCGCCTGCTTCTTGGCCGCGCCCTGTACGCCATGGGCCGCCATGTCCAGGCCCTGGTGGAATTCGATCGCGTGTCCAGGCGCCACGAGGCCCACACGGCCGGATTTTTCCTGTGCCTGTGCCGGCTTCGCCTTGGCAAGGCGGACAAGGCCCTGGATGCGTTTCAGGCCGGGGCCGGGTTGGATCCGGATATGGCGGAGGCCCTGGCCGCCCGGATCGAGGCGGCCCGGGGCGACCCGGCCAGGGCCGCCGAGGCCGCCGACGCCTTGGAAATCGCCCTTTCGCGGACCATGCAGGCCCGGCCGGAGACGGTCCCCGCCATGCCGCGGCCCGGAGGGGGCCTCACATGA